One Mycolicibacterium crocinum DNA window includes the following coding sequences:
- the gcvP gene encoding aminomethyl-transferring glycine dehydrogenase gives MSNHTPTFADRHIGPDSDDVATMLDVIGVASLEELAAKALPAGILDALASDGLAPGLDQLPAAVGEHEALAELRGLADTNTIAVSMIGQGYYDTLTPPVLLRNILENPAWYTAYTPYQPEISQGRLEVLLNFQTMIADLTGLEVANASMLDEATAAAEAMTLMHRAVRGTGNRLAVDSDLFPQTAAILATRAEPLGIEIVTADLRGGLPEGEFFGVIAQLPGASGRVTDWSKLVETAHERGALVALGADLLAMTLIAPPGELGADVAFGSAQRFGVPMGFGGPHAGFLAVHSKHTRQLPGRLVGVSVDSDGAPAYRLSLQTREQHIRRDKATSNICTAQVLLAVMAASYASYHGPDGLTAIAKRVHGHARSLAAGLGAAGVEVVHDTFFDTVLVHVPNRAAAVQAEAKGRGINIWRVDADHVSVTCDEATTETHVALVLEAFGAAVAGDYAGPEIDSRTTEFLTHPAFHRYRTETEMMRYLRTLADKDIALDRSMIPLGSCTMKLNAAAEMESITWPEFGRQHPFAPAGDTPGLRKLIADLENWLTGLTGYDAISLQPNAGSQGEYAGLLAIREYHLANGDTGRDVCLIPSSAHGTNAASAAMVGMRVVVVACRENGDVDLDDLRAKVSEHADRLAALMITYPSTHGVYEHDIANICAAVHDAGGQVYVDGANLNALVGLARPGKFGGDVSHLNLHKTFCIPHGGGGPGVGPVAVRSHLAAFLPGHPLAEELPKGHPVSAAPYGSASILPITWAYIRMMGGDGLRNATLTAIASANYIARRLDEYYPVLYTGENGMVAHECILDLRGITKATGVTVDDVAKRLADFGFHAPTMSFPVAGTLMVEPTESESLAEVDAFCEAMIAIRAEIDKVGAGEWPAEDNPLRNSPHTAECLLVDEWTHPYTREQAAYPLGKGFRAKVWPPVRRIDGAYGDRNLVCSCPPVEAFA, from the coding sequence GTGTCCAATCACACCCCCACCTTCGCCGATCGTCACATCGGACCGGATTCCGATGACGTCGCCACCATGCTCGACGTGATCGGGGTCGCCTCGCTCGAGGAATTGGCCGCCAAGGCGCTGCCGGCGGGCATCCTCGACGCACTCGCCTCCGACGGCTTGGCGCCCGGCCTCGATCAGCTGCCCGCCGCCGTCGGCGAGCACGAAGCACTGGCCGAACTGCGGGGGTTGGCCGACACCAACACCATCGCGGTGTCGATGATCGGGCAGGGCTACTACGACACGCTCACCCCGCCGGTGCTGCTGCGCAACATCCTGGAGAACCCGGCCTGGTACACCGCCTACACGCCGTATCAGCCGGAGATCAGCCAGGGCCGGCTCGAGGTGCTGCTGAATTTCCAGACCATGATCGCCGATTTGACCGGGCTCGAGGTCGCGAACGCCTCGATGCTCGATGAGGCCACCGCGGCCGCCGAGGCGATGACCCTGATGCACCGCGCCGTGCGCGGCACCGGCAACCGGCTGGCCGTCGACTCCGACCTGTTCCCGCAGACCGCGGCCATCCTGGCCACCCGCGCCGAGCCGCTCGGCATCGAGATCGTCACCGCCGACCTACGCGGCGGGCTGCCCGAGGGTGAGTTCTTCGGCGTGATCGCGCAGCTGCCCGGCGCCAGCGGACGGGTGACCGACTGGTCCAAGCTGGTCGAGACGGCCCATGAGCGGGGTGCGCTGGTGGCGCTCGGCGCCGACCTGCTGGCGATGACGCTGATCGCCCCGCCCGGCGAGCTCGGGGCCGACGTCGCGTTCGGCAGTGCCCAGAGATTCGGCGTGCCAATGGGATTCGGCGGTCCGCACGCCGGCTTCCTGGCCGTGCACAGCAAGCATACCCGGCAGCTGCCCGGCCGGCTGGTCGGAGTGTCGGTCGACAGCGACGGGGCGCCGGCCTACCGGCTGTCGCTGCAGACCCGCGAACAGCACATCCGCCGCGACAAGGCGACCTCCAACATCTGTACCGCCCAGGTGCTGCTGGCGGTGATGGCCGCCTCCTACGCCAGCTACCACGGTCCGGACGGCCTGACCGCCATCGCCAAGCGCGTGCATGGACACGCCCGTTCGCTGGCTGCCGGTCTGGGCGCCGCGGGCGTCGAGGTCGTGCACGACACCTTCTTCGACACCGTGCTGGTGCACGTCCCGAACCGGGCCGCCGCGGTGCAGGCCGAGGCCAAGGGCCGCGGCATCAACATCTGGCGGGTCGACGCCGACCACGTCTCGGTCACCTGCGACGAGGCCACTACCGAAACGCACGTCGCCCTGGTGCTCGAGGCGTTCGGCGCCGCTGTCGCCGGAGACTATGCCGGACCCGAGATCGATTCGCGGACAACCGAATTCCTGACCCATCCGGCCTTCCACCGGTACCGCACCGAGACCGAGATGATGCGCTACCTGCGCACGCTGGCCGACAAGGACATCGCGCTGGACCGCAGCATGATCCCGCTGGGGTCCTGCACGATGAAGCTCAACGCCGCGGCCGAGATGGAGTCCATCACCTGGCCGGAGTTCGGCCGCCAGCATCCGTTCGCCCCCGCCGGTGACACCCCGGGGCTGCGCAAGCTCATCGCCGACCTGGAGAACTGGCTGACCGGGCTGACCGGATACGACGCAATCTCGTTGCAGCCCAACGCTGGATCGCAGGGCGAGTACGCCGGCCTGCTGGCCATCCGCGAGTACCACCTGGCCAACGGCGACACCGGTCGAGACGTCTGCCTGATTCCGTCCAGCGCGCACGGCACCAACGCCGCGTCGGCCGCGATGGTCGGTATGCGGGTGGTCGTGGTGGCCTGCCGGGAGAACGGCGACGTCGACCTCGACGACCTGCGCGCCAAGGTCTCCGAGCACGCCGATCGGCTGGCCGCGCTGATGATCACCTACCCGTCCACGCACGGGGTGTACGAGCACGACATCGCCAACATCTGCGCGGCGGTGCACGACGCCGGCGGACAGGTCTACGTCGACGGCGCGAACCTCAACGCGCTGGTCGGTCTGGCCCGGCCGGGCAAGTTCGGTGGCGACGTCAGCCACCTGAACCTGCACAAGACGTTCTGCATCCCGCACGGCGGCGGTGGCCCGGGCGTCGGCCCGGTGGCGGTGCGGTCACACCTGGCGGCGTTCCTGCCCGGCCATCCGCTGGCCGAGGAACTGCCGAAGGGACACCCGGTCTCGGCCGCCCCGTACGGCTCGGCGTCGATCCTGCCGATCACGTGGGCCTACATCCGGATGATGGGCGGTGACGGCCTGCGCAATGCCACGCTGACCGCGATCGCCTCGGCCAACTACATCGCGCGCCGCCTCGACGAGTACTACCCGGTGCTCTACACGGGCGAGAACGGGATGGTCGCCCACGAGTGCATCCTCGACCTGCGGGGCATCACCAAGGCCACCGGGGTGACCGTGGACGATGTCGCGAAGCGGTTGGCGGACTTCGGTTTTCACGCGCCGACGATGAGCTTCCCGGTGGCGGGCACGCTGATGGTGGAGCCCACCGAGAGCGAAAGCCTCGCCGAGGTGGACGCGTTCTGCGAGGCGATGATCGCGATCCGCGCCGAGATCGACAAGGTCGGTGCGGGGGAGTGGCCGGCTGAGGACAACCCGCTGCGCAATTCGCCGCACACCGCCGAATGCCTGCTGGTCGACGAGTGGACCCACCCGTACACCCGCGAGCAGGCGGCCTACCCGCTCGGCAAGGGTTTCCGGGCGAAGGTCTGGCCGCCGGTGCGCCGGATCGACGGCGCGTACGGCGACCGGAACCTGGTGTGCTCGTGCCCGCCGGTGGAGGCGTTCGCCTAA
- a CDS encoding DUF881 domain-containing protein — translation MPASDSALGGYDPRAGRSERHEQRPTLIPLPGLLRSLLTEHLDPGYAAAAAQRETTGQSRRPLETHAWQALAAVLIAVVFAAAVAQARSTAPGVNAAQQVLAASVRSAEGTTDRLTRRRDELATQADTVQRRQLREDAAGRDLLSRLDALSLAAATTAVIGPGLSVTVTDPGVGRDLSDVSKQRVAGSRQIILDRDLQLVVNSLWASGAEAISVGGVRMGPNVTIRQAGGAILVDNHPISSPYTILAVGSPGEMRDTFDRSGGLQRLRLLEVSYGVGVSVSSGDGLSLPAGAVREIKFAKQIGR, via the coding sequence ATGCCCGCATCTGACAGCGCGCTCGGCGGCTACGACCCGCGGGCCGGCCGCAGCGAACGCCACGAGCAGCGGCCGACGCTCATTCCGCTGCCGGGGCTGCTGCGCTCTCTGCTGACCGAACACCTCGACCCCGGCTACGCGGCCGCGGCCGCCCAGCGGGAAACAACCGGGCAGTCCCGCCGGCCGCTGGAAACCCATGCCTGGCAGGCGCTGGCCGCGGTGCTGATCGCGGTGGTGTTCGCCGCCGCGGTCGCCCAGGCGCGGTCCACCGCGCCCGGCGTCAACGCCGCCCAGCAGGTGCTCGCCGCCAGCGTGCGCTCCGCCGAAGGCACCACCGACCGGCTCACCCGCCGCCGCGACGAGCTCGCCACCCAGGCCGACACCGTCCAGCGTCGCCAGCTGCGCGAGGACGCGGCCGGCCGCGACCTGCTCAGCCGGCTCGATGCGCTCAGCCTGGCAGCGGCCACCACCGCCGTCATCGGGCCAGGCCTGTCCGTCACCGTGACCGACCCCGGGGTGGGCCGAGATCTGTCCGACGTCTCCAAGCAGCGGGTGGCAGGCAGCCGCCAGATCATCCTGGATCGCGATCTGCAGCTCGTGGTGAACTCGCTGTGGGCCAGTGGGGCCGAAGCGATCTCGGTCGGCGGCGTCCGAATGGGACCGAACGTGACGATCCGCCAGGCGGGCGGCGCCATCCTGGTCGACAATCATCCGATCAGCAGCCCGTACACCATCCTCGCGGTGGGATCGCCGGGCGAGATGCGCGATACCTTCGACCGCAGCGGGGGACTGCAGCGGTTGCGGCTGCTGGAGGTGTCCTACGGGGTGGGGGTCAGCGTGAGCAGTGGCGACGGCCTGTCGTTGCCCGCCGGTGCGGTGCGGGAGATTAAATTTGCCAAGCAGATCGGCCGATAG
- a CDS encoding DUF881 domain-containing protein: MTDEEHGRHELPGPAPVRRFRGRTQLIFGALGVLLCLMLGVAIATQARQTETGDALDTARPADLLVLLGSLQQREATLNTEVAELQRNLAAMQTAGSSDQAAIQNAQARLAALSILIGTVAATGPGVTITIDDPGPGVAPETMLDVINELRAAGAEAMEIRSGQQAVRIGVDSWVVGSPGALVIDTQTLGPPYSVLAIGDPPTLAAAMNIPGGAVDSVERVGGRMTVAQSDKVDITTLRQPKARQYAQPVK, translated from the coding sequence GTGACCGACGAAGAACACGGCCGCCACGAACTGCCCGGACCGGCGCCGGTGCGCCGGTTCCGCGGTCGCACACAGCTGATCTTCGGTGCGCTCGGCGTACTGCTGTGCCTCATGCTCGGTGTGGCGATCGCCACCCAGGCGCGCCAGACCGAGACCGGCGACGCTCTGGACACCGCACGCCCGGCCGACCTGCTGGTGCTGCTGGGCTCGTTGCAGCAGCGCGAAGCCACGCTCAACACCGAGGTCGCCGAACTGCAACGCAACCTCGCGGCCATGCAGACCGCCGGCAGCAGCGACCAGGCGGCGATCCAGAACGCCCAGGCCAGGCTGGCCGCGTTATCGATCCTGATCGGCACCGTCGCCGCCACCGGACCGGGTGTGACGATCACCATCGACGATCCCGGACCCGGGGTGGCGCCGGAGACCATGCTCGATGTGATCAACGAGCTGCGGGCCGCCGGGGCGGAGGCGATGGAGATCCGCTCCGGCCAGCAGGCCGTCCGGATCGGCGTCGACAGTTGGGTGGTCGGCAGCCCCGGGGCGCTGGTCATCGACACCCAAACCCTCGGCCCGCCGTATTCTGTTCTGGCCATTGGCGATCCACCCACCCTGGCCGCCGCGATGAACATCCCCGGCGGCGCCGTCGACAGCGTCGAACGGGTGGGTGGGCGAATGACCGTCGCGCAGTCGGACAAGGTGGACATCACCACCTTGCGGCAACCGAAAGCGCGCCAATACGCTCAGCCCGTCAAATGA
- the garA gene encoding glycogen accumulation regulator GarA, which translates to MTDKDQNSDEVTVETTSVFRADFLNELDAPAAAGGESAVSGVEGLPVGSALLVVKRGPNAGSRFLLDQATTSAGRHPDSDIFLDDVTVSRRHAEFRLDGNEFQVVDVGSLNGTYVNREPVDSATLANGDEVQIGKFRLVFLTGPKSSDDEGGPGS; encoded by the coding sequence GTGACCGACAAGGACCAGAACTCGGACGAAGTCACCGTGGAGACGACCTCCGTCTTCCGCGCCGACTTCCTCAACGAACTGGATGCCCCGGCAGCCGCCGGCGGCGAGAGCGCGGTATCCGGGGTCGAAGGTCTCCCGGTCGGATCGGCGCTGCTGGTCGTCAAGCGTGGCCCGAACGCGGGCTCGCGGTTCCTCCTGGATCAGGCGACGACCTCGGCCGGCCGCCACCCGGACTCCGACATCTTCCTCGACGACGTGACCGTCAGCCGTCGGCACGCCGAGTTCCGCTTGGACGGCAACGAATTCCAGGTCGTCGACGTCGGCAGCCTCAACGGCACCTACGTCAACCGCGAACCCGTCGACTCGGCCACGCTGGCCAACGGTGACGAGGTCCAGATCGGCAAGTTCCGCCTGGTCTTCCTCACCGGCCCGAAGTCGTCCGACGACGAAGGTGGTCCAGGAAGCTAG
- the ftsR gene encoding transcriptional regulator FtsR: protein MSAPDSPALAGMSIGAVLDLLRPDFPDVTISKIRFLEAEGLVTPERSGSGYRRFTAYDCARLRFILTAQRDHYLPLKVIKAQLDAQPDGELPHVGSPYAVPRLVTVADQDAPGADDDVDVARTQVRLSREDLLERSGVGEEFLTALCKAGVITTGPGGLFDEYSVVIAQCARALGEYGVEPRHLRAFRSAADRQSDLIAQIAGPVGKASKTGARDRADDLAREVAALAITLHTSLIKSAVRDVLDR from the coding sequence GTGTCCGCACCCGATAGTCCCGCGCTTGCCGGGATGTCTATCGGAGCGGTCCTGGACCTGCTGCGACCGGACTTCCCGGACGTGACGATCTCCAAGATTCGGTTCTTGGAAGCCGAGGGTCTCGTCACGCCGGAGCGCAGCGGTTCGGGCTATCGGCGGTTCACCGCGTACGACTGCGCGCGGTTGCGGTTCATCCTGACCGCCCAGCGCGATCACTATCTGCCGCTGAAGGTCATCAAGGCCCAGCTCGACGCCCAGCCGGACGGCGAGCTGCCCCACGTCGGATCGCCTTACGCCGTACCGCGTTTGGTGACCGTCGCCGACCAGGATGCGCCCGGCGCCGACGACGACGTCGACGTGGCGCGCACCCAGGTGCGGCTGAGCCGTGAAGACCTGCTCGAGCGTTCCGGGGTGGGCGAGGAGTTCCTGACCGCACTGTGCAAGGCGGGTGTCATCACCACCGGCCCGGGCGGGCTGTTCGACGAATACTCGGTGGTGATCGCGCAGTGTGCGCGGGCGCTCGGCGAGTACGGCGTGGAACCCCGACACCTGCGGGCATTTCGGTCCGCGGCCGACCGTCAGTCCGATCTGATCGCCCAGATCGCCGGCCCGGTTGGCAAGGCGTCGAAGACGGGTGCGCGCGACCGCGCCGACGATTTGGCGCGGGAGGTTGCCGCTCTGGCGATCACGTTGCACACGTCGCTGATCAAGTCAGCTGTACGAGACGTTCTCGACCGCTGA
- a CDS encoding small basic family protein: MIGIAALIVGIVLGLVLHPSVPEVIQPYLPIAVVAALDAVFGGLRAYLEKIFDPKVFVVSFVFNVLVAALIVYVGDQLGVGTQLSTAIIVVLGIRIFGNAAALRRRLFGA, encoded by the coding sequence GTGATCGGAATCGCCGCACTCATCGTCGGCATCGTGCTGGGTCTGGTGCTGCACCCCAGTGTTCCCGAGGTCATCCAGCCCTACCTGCCGATCGCCGTCGTCGCCGCGCTCGATGCGGTGTTCGGCGGTCTGCGTGCCTACCTGGAGAAGATCTTCGACCCCAAGGTGTTCGTGGTCTCGTTCGTGTTCAACGTGCTGGTCGCGGCGCTGATCGTCTACGTCGGCGACCAACTCGGCGTGGGCACCCAGCTGTCGACGGCGATCATCGTCGTACTCGGCATCCGCATCTTCGGCAACGCCGCCGCGCTGCGCCGCAGGCTGTTCGGGGCATGA
- a CDS encoding bifunctional nuclease family protein — translation MGEVRVVGIRVEQPQNQPVLLLRESNGDRYLPIWIGQSEATAIALEQQGVEPARPLTHDLFRDVIGALGHSLKEVRIVDLREGTFFADLIFDRDVKVSARPSDSVAIALRMGVPIYVEEAVLAEAGLLIPDENDDESTGAVREDEVEKFKEFLDSVSPDDFKAT, via the coding sequence ATGGGTGAGGTTCGTGTGGTTGGCATCCGTGTCGAGCAGCCCCAGAACCAGCCGGTTCTGCTGCTGCGGGAATCCAACGGCGACCGTTATCTGCCCATCTGGATCGGCCAATCGGAGGCCACCGCGATCGCGCTGGAACAGCAGGGCGTCGAGCCGGCCCGGCCGCTGACGCATGACCTTTTCCGAGATGTCATTGGCGCACTGGGGCATTCGCTCAAAGAGGTGCGGATCGTGGACTTGCGGGAAGGTACCTTCTTCGCCGACCTGATCTTCGACCGTGACGTCAAGGTTTCCGCGCGTCCGTCGGACTCGGTGGCGATCGCACTGCGGATGGGTGTGCCCATCTATGTCGAGGAGGCGGTGCTGGCCGAGGCCGGGCTGCTCATTCCCGACGAGAACGACGACGAATCCACCGGTGCCGTGCGCGAGGACGAGGTGGAGAAGTTCAAAGAGTTTCTCGACAGCGTGTCGCCGGACGATTTCAAGGCGACCTGA
- a CDS encoding MerR family transcriptional regulator has product MGEQPRQGQLDLAGTGSDSDGRFEADTPTGAPVSEPVQPGLFPDDSVPDELVGYRGPSACQIAGITYRQLDYWARTSLVVPSIRGAAGSGSQRLYSFKDILVLKIVKRLLDTGISLHNIRVAVDHLRQRGVQDLANITLFSDGTTVYECTSAEEVVDLLQGGQGVFGIAVSGAMRELSGAIADFPGERADGGESIASPEDELASRRKSRDRKIG; this is encoded by the coding sequence GTGGGCGAGCAGCCACGTCAGGGACAGTTGGACCTTGCTGGCACGGGCTCTGATTCCGATGGCCGCTTTGAGGCGGACACACCCACCGGCGCGCCGGTGAGTGAGCCGGTGCAGCCAGGCCTGTTCCCCGACGACTCGGTTCCCGACGAACTGGTTGGTTACCGGGGCCCCAGCGCCTGCCAGATCGCCGGAATCACCTACCGGCAGTTGGACTACTGGGCCCGCACCTCCCTGGTGGTGCCGTCCATCCGCGGCGCGGCCGGCTCGGGCAGCCAGCGGCTGTACTCGTTCAAGGACATCTTGGTCCTCAAGATCGTCAAGCGTCTGCTCGACACTGGCATCTCACTGCACAACATCCGCGTCGCCGTCGACCATCTGCGTCAGCGCGGCGTGCAGGACCTGGCCAACATCACCCTGTTCTCCGATGGCACAACGGTCTACGAGTGCACGTCGGCCGAAGAGGTCGTCGATCTGCTGCAGGGTGGCCAGGGTGTGTTCGGCATCGCGGTGAGCGGTGCCATGCGGGAACTGTCCGGCGCGATCGCCGACTTCCCGGGTGAGCGCGCCGACGGCGGCGAGTCGATCGCCTCGCCGGAGGACGAGCTGGCCTCCCGGCGCAAGAGCCGCGACCGCAAGATCGGTTAG
- a CDS encoding substrate-binding domain-containing protein: MGRHSRPGPGGSFGDEPADDNPTGRFARSGGDADTPDVDDDTGSSALTDTARRRIAFEGGHRNEGGRRGVSVGVIVALITVVVVVGAVILWRFFGDALSHRSTDAAQKCLGGTLNVGVVADPSIAETVKTFAQGFNATVTPVGDRCVKMVVTGADSDRVVDGFVANWPGDLGERPALWIPASSIGTARLQSTAGKEVVSDARSLVSSPVVLAVRPQLKDALGQQGWSALPGLQANRTALDGLNLPGWGSLRLALPTVGDADATYLAAEAVASASAPANSPATAGLGAVNGLVAGQPKLADNTADTAWKTLLGAGDPAGAPVHAVAITEQQLFARASSTQDAKSAVAEWLPQGPVAVADYPTVLLSGNWLSEEQVSAASQFARYMRKPEQLSALAKAGFRAEGTSPPGNDVVSFPQVGSPLTIDDESVRATLAAAVSTPATGSTTTIMLNQAMGADEGGKSRLANVVTALNNRIGALPPNAAVGLWTFNGVEGKSAVPLGPVSDQSAALTNTLGGLLPSGSGAVSFTTLRLAYGEALANFRQGQTNSLLVITQGPHTDQTLDGPGLIQYVKSAADPAKPVAINVIDFGDDSDRATWEAVAQASGGMYQNVATSDSPDLATAISTLLS, translated from the coding sequence ATGGGCAGGCACAGCAGACCGGGTCCCGGGGGTTCCTTCGGTGACGAGCCTGCCGACGACAACCCGACCGGTCGCTTCGCCCGCTCTGGTGGCGACGCCGACACGCCCGATGTCGACGACGACACCGGCTCGTCGGCGCTGACCGACACCGCCCGTCGCAGAATCGCTTTCGAAGGCGGGCACCGCAACGAGGGCGGCCGCCGCGGGGTGAGCGTCGGGGTGATCGTCGCCCTGATCACCGTGGTGGTGGTCGTCGGCGCGGTGATCCTGTGGCGGTTCTTCGGTGATGCGCTGTCCCACCGGTCCACCGACGCGGCCCAGAAGTGTCTGGGCGGGACGCTCAATGTCGGGGTGGTCGCCGATCCGTCGATCGCCGAAACCGTCAAGACGTTCGCCCAGGGCTTCAACGCGACGGTCACCCCGGTCGGCGATCGCTGCGTGAAAATGGTTGTGACAGGCGCTGATTCGGATCGCGTGGTCGATGGTTTCGTCGCGAACTGGCCCGGCGATCTCGGTGAGCGTCCGGCGCTGTGGATTCCGGCGAGTTCCATCGGAACGGCGCGTCTGCAGTCCACCGCAGGCAAGGAAGTCGTCAGCGACGCCCGCTCACTGGTCAGTTCGCCGGTCGTGCTCGCCGTGCGCCCCCAGCTCAAAGACGCCCTCGGCCAACAGGGTTGGTCGGCGTTGCCCGGGCTGCAGGCCAATCGCACGGCACTCGACGGTCTGAACCTGCCCGGGTGGGGTTCGCTGCGGCTCGCGCTGCCCACCGTCGGCGATGCCGACGCCACCTATCTGGCCGCCGAGGCGGTGGCCTCGGCGTCGGCACCCGCGAACTCGCCCGCCACCGCCGGGCTCGGCGCGGTCAACGGACTGGTCGCCGGTCAGCCCAAGCTCGCCGACAACACCGCCGACACGGCGTGGAAGACGCTGCTCGGGGCGGGTGATCCCGCTGGCGCCCCGGTGCACGCCGTGGCCATCACCGAACAGCAGTTGTTCGCCAGGGCGTCGTCGACCCAGGACGCCAAGAGCGCCGTGGCCGAATGGCTGCCGCAGGGCCCGGTGGCCGTGGCCGACTACCCCACCGTCCTGCTGTCGGGTAACTGGCTGTCCGAAGAACAGGTCAGTGCGGCAAGCCAATTCGCGCGGTACATGCGTAAACCCGAACAGCTCAGCGCCCTGGCGAAAGCGGGGTTCCGCGCCGAGGGCACCTCCCCGCCGGGCAATGACGTGGTCAGCTTCCCGCAGGTCGGGTCACCCCTGACGATCGACGACGAGTCGGTGCGGGCAACCCTGGCCGCCGCGGTGTCGACCCCCGCCACCGGCTCGACCACCACGATCATGCTCAACCAGGCGATGGGCGCCGACGAGGGCGGCAAGTCACGGCTGGCCAACGTCGTGACCGCGCTGAACAATCGCATCGGCGCACTGCCGCCGAACGCGGCGGTGGGGCTGTGGACGTTCAACGGTGTCGAGGGCAAGTCGGCGGTGCCGTTGGGACCGGTCAGCGACCAGTCGGCCGCACTGACCAACACCCTTGGTGGGTTGTTGCCCTCGGGCAGCGGAGCGGTGTCGTTCACGACGCTGCGGCTGGCGTACGGCGAGGCGTTGGCGAATTTCCGTCAGGGCCAGACGAACTCACTGCTGGTGATCACCCAGGGTCCGCACACCGATCAGACGCTGGACGGCCCCGGCCTGATTCAGTACGTGAAGTCGGCGGCCGATCCGGCCAAGCCCGTGGCGATCAACGTCATCGACTTCGGTGACGACTCCGACCGCGCGACGTGGGAAGCGGTCGCCCAGGCCTCCGGCGGTATGTATCAGAATGTCGCGACGTCCGATTCGCCGGACCTCGCGACGGCAATCTCGACGCTGCTGTCCTAA
- the gcvH gene encoding glycine cleavage system protein GcvH — translation MSEIPADLRYTAEHEWVLRIGDDTVRVGITDFAQSSLGDVVYVQLPEVGSDVTSGESFGEVESTKSVSDLYAPVTAKVIAVNGELEGSPGLVNSDPYGQGWLLELQVDGDTLEQGLAALLDADAYRDTVTE, via the coding sequence GTGAGCGAAATCCCAGCCGACCTGCGCTACACCGCCGAGCACGAGTGGGTGCTGCGCATCGGTGACGACACCGTGCGCGTCGGCATCACCGACTTCGCCCAGTCCTCGCTGGGTGACGTGGTGTACGTGCAGTTGCCCGAGGTGGGCAGCGACGTCACGTCCGGTGAGTCCTTCGGCGAGGTCGAGTCCACCAAGTCGGTGTCGGACCTTTACGCGCCCGTCACGGCCAAAGTGATTGCGGTCAACGGCGAATTGGAAGGCAGCCCCGGGCTGGTCAACTCCGATCCCTACGGTCAGGGGTGGTTGTTGGAGTTGCAGGTCGACGGCGATACCCTCGAACAGGGGTTGGCGGCGTTGCTCGATGCGGACGCCTATCGGGACACTGTGACTGAATGA
- a CDS encoding CDP-alcohol phosphatidyltransferase family protein codes for MTRHARDRVLTIPNVLSAIRLVLVPVFLYLLLATDAYGWAVAILMFSGFSDWADGKIARLVPNQSSRLGELLDPLVDRIYMLAVPLGMGFAGVVPWWLVATLIGRDLVLAATLPVVRSRGLTALPVTYIGKAATFALMSGFPLVLLGQWDATWSHVIGACGWGFLIWGVGMYLWSAVLYLLQVRLVVTRLPKAGVSDARI; via the coding sequence ATGACGCGCCACGCCCGCGACCGGGTGCTGACGATCCCGAACGTCCTGTCGGCGATCCGGCTCGTCCTGGTGCCGGTATTCCTCTACCTGCTGCTCGCGACCGACGCCTACGGATGGGCGGTCGCGATCCTGATGTTCAGCGGCTTCTCCGACTGGGCCGACGGCAAGATCGCCCGGCTGGTGCCCAACCAGTCGTCGCGGCTGGGGGAGCTGCTCGACCCGCTGGTCGACCGGATCTACATGCTGGCCGTGCCACTCGGCATGGGGTTCGCCGGCGTGGTGCCCTGGTGGCTGGTCGCCACGCTGATCGGCCGCGACCTGGTGCTGGCCGCCACCCTGCCGGTGGTCCGCAGCCGCGGACTGACCGCCCTGCCGGTCACCTACATCGGCAAGGCGGCGACGTTCGCACTGATGTCCGGCTTCCCGCTGGTGCTACTCGGCCAGTGGGATGCGACGTGGAGCCACGTGATCGGCGCGTGCGGCTGGGGCTTTCTGATCTGGGGCGTCGGCATGTACCTGTGGTCGGCGGTGCTGTATCTGCTGCAAGTCCGTCTGGTCGTGACCAGGCTGCCCAAGGCCGGCGTCAGCGATGCCCGCATCTGA